TTAATTTCAAGATATGGTCTGGTATATAATTCAATATAATCTTCAGCTGCATCTTGTCGTTCAGTCAAAGTTAAGGCATGTTTGTATTTTAGCAACTTTTTTGCATTTCTTGCTCTACAAGCTGGTGCAGAGCTATGAATAGTAAGCAAACAAGGAGTTTTAGTTTTGACAGTTTCGGTGCCTCGCTCCAATCTTCGCCTCACAATTATTTCGTTTTCATCTATCGATAAAATTTCCTCAGCATAAGTTATTTGAGGGATACTTAGTTTTTCGGCAATCTGAGGTCCTACTTGTGCTGTATCACCGTCAATTGCTTGTCTGCCAGCTATAACTATATCGTAAGGTTCCAGTTTTTTTATTGCGAGAGATATTACATATGATGTTGCAAGCGTATCGGAGCCAGCAAATTTTCTGTCTGTAATTAAAATTCCATTGTCGGCACCTCTAAATATAGCTTCTCTAATAATTTCTGCTGCTCTTCCTGGTCCCATTGTCAAAATGGTGATAGTTGCTTCAGGATTTTTGTCTTTTATTCGTAGAGCTTGTTCGAGGGCGTTTAGGTCTTCTGGATTAAAAATTGCCGGTAATGCACCTCGGTTTACAGTGCCATCGGCTTTCATTGCATTTTTTCCAACGTTCCGTGTATCAGGAACTTGTTTTGCAAGAACAATAATCTTCATTCGTTTCAATTTAAAATTTCTAAATTAGAATTTTGCCGCAAAGGTAAAATAAGATTGGAAACTAAAAAATCGTAGGCTCGTCAAAAAATTATTTGAATTGAAATAAAAAAACTCCCATCAAATTAATGATGAGAGTTTTTATAAGCGGCAATTAAATGCCTGAATATATGAATGTTAAACTAATTTTATATAGTTCCTTGTTCTAACATTGCATTTGCTACTTTCAAGAATCCGGCAATATTCGCTCCTTTTACATAATCAATATATCCGTCTGCATCTTTTCCATATTTTTCGCAAGCTTCGTGAATACTGACCATAATTCCGTGAAGTTTTTCATCAACTTCTTCTGCCGACCAGTTCAATTTCATAGAATTTTGAGACATTTCTAAACCAGAAGTTGCAACACCACCAGCATTTACAGCTTTTCCGGGACCGAATAATAATTTATTCTCTGCAAAAACTTCAATTGCTTCCGGTGTAGATGGCATATTTGCACCTTCTGCTATACATAGGCAACCATTTTCTGCAAGTTTTTGAGCATCCTCTTTGTTCAATTCATTTTGTGTTGCACAAGGTAGAGCTACATCACATTTCACTTCCCAAGGAGTTTTACCGGCATGAAATTCTGCATCAAATTCA
The Bacteroidota bacterium genome window above contains:
- a CDS encoding electron transfer flavoprotein subunit beta/FixA family protein; protein product: MKIIVLAKQVPDTRNVGKNAMKADGTVNRGALPAIFNPEDLNALEQALRIKDKNPEATITILTMGPGRAAEIIREAIFRGADNGILITDRKFAGSDTLATSYVISLAIKKLEPYDIVIAGRQAIDGDTAQVGPQIAEKLSIPQITYAEEILSIDENEIIVRRRLERGTETVKTKTPCLLTIHSSAPACRARNAKKLLKYKHALTLTERQDAAEDYIELYTRPYLEIKELSAVDLNADSQYLGISGSPTKVKKIENVVFTAKEAKKIDDSKKEIEKLIVELLNNHTIG